In Calditrichota bacterium, the genomic window CAATGGGAATGTGATCAGTCAATTGGATGTTTCCACACTGGTTCACTATCACGATCTGAAAAAGTCGTATTTTACCATTGTGACGGGTTACCCGGTTCAGGAACCCAAACCGGCAACGGAAATTACCATCGCGGCCGACGGGTCCGTAAAAACGGTGAAAACACAACCCTACGCTTTCAAATCAGAATTTTCTACATCTCCCCGGGGAATCTATCTGTTAAACCCGAAAATTTTGGATATTTTCTCCCGCTACAAGGGCTATCTGGATTTGAAGGAGCAGTTTATTGCCGCCTTAAAGAATAAAAATGTCCCGATATACAGCTATATTTCTTCTGAATTTATTCAAAGCATTGAATCCCTTGAGGACTATCTGCAAACGAATTTCGATGTCCTTTATCAAAACTGGATGACCCGATTTTGGGGGAATGAGATCCGGGAACAGGTCTGGGTTGGCCGCGGGGTCCAGATTGATCCGGATACCGAAATTATCGGCCCCGTGGTAATTGGCGAGTACACAACGATTGAACAAGGCGTTCGGATTGTGGGGCCGGCCGTCATCGGACAGAATTGCCATTTTGCCGAAGGAAGCTTTCTGCGGGAGAGCGTGGTCTGGGATAATTCCGTTTTCCGGAGAAACAGCCACGTAGAGTACTCCCTGATTGGCGAAAGTTTCAGTATCCGTGAGCGGAGTTTTTTCAGCCGGCAGGTGATGCTGGATATGCCGATGGAAATTGGCCAGCTGAATTTGCTTCCCCGAAACCTGAAATTTGATTCTCTCTGGATGCCCGAACCCCGGTCGATTGTCGATTATCTAAAACTGACCCTTTTTGAAAAGATGAAACGCGGTATCGATTTTCTGGGCGCCGTTTTCCTGAGCCTTCTTTTTTCACCGGTTTTGATTCTGGCAGCGCTGGCCGTTCTTGTTGAAAGCGGACGGCCGGTATTTGAAAAGGAACACTTAATCGGGCGCTGGGGCCGGCCCTTTGGGATGTGGAGATTTCGCATACACGCCAGACGTGCAAAACGACCGTCCATAAATCAGAAGCCGGGCGATTCGGTTGAAGAGCCCCGTCTGACGCGCGTCGGCAAATTCCTGGCGCTCATGGGTATCAATGAGCTTCCGCAGGTGTTTAATGTGCTGAAAGGGGACATGAGTTTGGTAGGCCCGCGCCCGCTCGCCAGACCGGAGATGCGCTTTTCTCCGGGCTGGCGGGATGTCAGGCTTCGGGTAAAACCCGGCCTTACGGGTTTGTGGCAGGTCAGCAGAAAAGATCACTTTAGTTTCCACGAATGGATTCGAAACGATATTTATTACGTCCGCAATCAATCTCTCTTACTGGATTTTAAAATCCTGTTGAGAACACCATTTCGAGTTTTAAGGGGATAAGGAAAGCAACATATGGCGACGCGCGAAATAAAAATTCCCTGGATTTTGAATGAATCCCGGCGATTGTCCCGGCTTCAACGAATTAATGCCTCGCATCTTTTTAAAGACACCGGTGTTCTGGTCTACGATTCCGAGCACAACCGGTATTATGTGGATCAGGAAAAGGTCCCTTGGTGGAAATGGTTTTCCATGGAAATTCGCTTTCGACATCTTATGAAAGCGTGGCCGTTTATTCATGGACGTGTCCTGGAAATCGGCTGTCAGGGTAAACCCTTCC contains:
- a CDS encoding NTP transferase domain-containing protein, which translates into the protein MQAVILAGGLETNLSILTRHYPKALLNIANQPLIDYVLSYLRQWEVKDVIFCVNHETSVLKNYLDQPSFHDFTFRFYEEEYPRGTAGTLVDIRKWLTDDHVLVLNGNVISQLDVSTLVHYHDLKKSYFTIVTGYPVQEPKPATEITIAADGSVKTVKTQPYAFKSEFSTSPRGIYLLNPKILDIFSRYKGYLDLKEQFIAALKNKNVPIYSYISSEFIQSIESLEDYLQTNFDVLYQNWMTRFWGNEIREQVWVGRGVQIDPDTEIIGPVVIGEYTTIEQGVRIVGPAVIGQNCHFAEGSFLRESVVWDNSVFRRNSHVEYSLIGESFSIRERSFFSRQVMLDMPMEIGQLNLLPRNLKFDSLWMPEPRSIVDYLKLTLFEKMKRGIDFLGAVFLSLLFSPVLILAALAVLVESGRPVFEKEHLIGRWGRPFGMWRFRIHARRAKRPSINQKPGDSVEEPRLTRVGKFLALMGINELPQVFNVLKGDMSLVGPRPLARPEMRFSPGWRDVRLRVKPGLTGLWQVSRKDHFSFHEWIRNDIYYVRNQSLLLDFKILLRTPFRVLRG